One region of Priestia megaterium genomic DNA includes:
- the asnS gene encoding asparagine--tRNA ligase, whose amino-acid sequence MKITISEASKHVGKEVTIGAWLANKRSSGKIAFLQLRDGSGFMQGVVVKAEVEEETFKLAKSMTQESSLYVTGVVREDERSPFGYELTVTSLEVIHEAVDYPITPKEHGTEFLMDNRHLWLRSKRQHAVMKVRNEIIRATYEFFNENGFTKVDPPILTGSAPEGTTELFHTKYFDEDAYLSQSGQLYMEAAAMALGKVFSFGPTFRAEKSKTRRHLIEFWMIEPEMAFYQFEDNLKVQEEYVSHVVQSVLTNCKLELNVLGRDTSKLEQIKAPFPRISYDEALKFLHEKGFTDIQWGDDFGAPHETAIAESYDKPVFITHYPTSLKPFYMQPDPTNEDVVLCADLIAPEGYGEIIGGSERIHDQELLAQRVEEHKLDTETYKWYLELRKYGSVPHSGFGLGLERTVAWISGVEHVRETIPFPRLLNRLYP is encoded by the coding sequence GTGAAAATTACGATTTCAGAAGCAAGCAAGCATGTAGGAAAAGAAGTAACAATTGGTGCTTGGTTAGCGAATAAACGTTCAAGTGGTAAAATTGCCTTTTTACAGCTGCGCGATGGATCAGGATTCATGCAAGGGGTAGTTGTAAAAGCTGAAGTAGAAGAAGAAACTTTTAAATTAGCTAAGTCTATGACGCAAGAATCATCACTATATGTAACAGGTGTAGTACGTGAAGATGAGCGCTCACCGTTTGGCTATGAGTTAACAGTTACAAGCCTTGAAGTTATTCATGAAGCTGTTGATTACCCAATTACGCCAAAAGAACATGGAACAGAGTTCTTAATGGATAACCGTCATTTATGGCTGCGTTCTAAACGTCAACATGCTGTTATGAAGGTTCGTAACGAAATCATTCGTGCAACGTATGAATTCTTTAACGAAAACGGGTTTACAAAAGTAGATCCTCCAATCCTAACAGGAAGTGCTCCTGAAGGAACAACAGAATTATTCCACACGAAATATTTTGACGAAGATGCATATCTTTCTCAAAGTGGACAGCTTTATATGGAAGCAGCGGCAATGGCGCTTGGAAAAGTATTTTCATTCGGTCCAACGTTCCGCGCTGAAAAATCTAAAACACGCCGTCATTTAATTGAGTTTTGGATGATTGAACCAGAGATGGCTTTCTACCAATTCGAAGATAACTTGAAAGTACAGGAAGAGTATGTGTCTCATGTCGTACAGTCTGTTTTAACAAACTGTAAGTTAGAGTTAAATGTACTAGGCCGTGATACATCTAAGTTAGAACAAATTAAAGCGCCATTCCCTCGTATTTCGTACGATGAGGCTCTTAAATTCTTACATGAAAAAGGATTTACAGACATTCAGTGGGGAGATGACTTTGGAGCACCGCATGAAACGGCTATCGCAGAAAGCTATGACAAGCCGGTATTCATTACACACTATCCAACGTCATTAAAACCATTTTATATGCAGCCAGATCCAACAAATGAAGACGTAGTATTATGTGCAGACTTAATCGCACCAGAAGGCTACGGAGAAATCATTGGAGGCTCTGAACGTATTCATGATCAAGAGCTTTTAGCTCAGCGTGTAGAAGAGCACAAATTAGATACAGAAACATACAAGTGGTATTTAGAGCTTCGTAAGTATGGCTCAGTTCCACATTCAGGATTTGGTTTAGGCCTTGAGCGTACAGTAGCATGGATTAGCGGCGTAGAACACGTTCGTGAAACGATTCCATTCCCACGCTTATTAAACCGTTTATACCCGTAA
- a CDS encoding DnaD domain-containing protein: MKKETLIEWFEQGTVSIPKLLLNHYSDLGMNETEFMTLMHIYVSIEGGEGFPTPNELAAKMSISSAVCMDTLRALIQRGFLSIEQDQQQNALICERYSLKPLWEKLIHHMMQETREVEKSEEEQEELNLYTMFEKEFGRALSPFECETLAMWIDQDHHDPIIIKAALRESVMSGKLNFRYIDRILFEWKKNGIQTIDQARKHSQKFRQNQQPKKLSSVNPSQSTSAIPFFNWLEQ; the protein is encoded by the coding sequence ATGAAAAAAGAAACGTTAATTGAATGGTTTGAACAAGGCACAGTTTCAATTCCGAAGCTGCTGCTTAATCACTATAGCGATTTGGGAATGAACGAAACGGAATTCATGACGTTAATGCATATTTATGTTTCCATTGAAGGCGGTGAAGGTTTCCCGACACCTAACGAATTGGCGGCAAAAATGAGTATTTCAAGTGCTGTGTGTATGGATACGCTGCGAGCATTAATTCAGCGCGGCTTTTTATCTATTGAGCAAGATCAACAGCAAAACGCCCTTATTTGTGAACGTTATTCATTAAAACCGCTTTGGGAAAAGCTTATTCATCATATGATGCAAGAAACAAGAGAAGTAGAAAAAAGCGAAGAAGAACAAGAAGAGCTTAATTTATATACAATGTTTGAAAAAGAATTTGGCAGAGCATTGTCTCCGTTTGAATGCGAAACGCTAGCGATGTGGATTGATCAAGATCATCATGACCCCATTATTATTAAAGCGGCACTAAGAGAGTCGGTGATGTCTGGAAAATTAAACTTCCGGTATATTGATCGTATTTTATTCGAATGGAAGAAAAATGGCATTCAGACCATTGATCAAGCCCGCAAGCATAGCCAAAAATTTCGTCAAAATCAACAGCCCAAAAAACTATCTTCTGTTAACCCTTCTCAGTCTACATCAGCCATTCCTTTTTTTAACTGGCTAGAGCAATGA
- the nth gene encoding endonuclease III: protein MLTLKQIRQCLDAMAEMFPDAHCELNHRNPFDLVIAVALSAQCTDALVNRVTADLFKKYQTPEDYLAVSLEELQQDIRSIGLYRNKAKNIQKLCRMLIDEYGGEVPKDRDELTNLPGVGRKTANVVVSVAFGVPSIAVDTHVERVSKRLGICRWKDSVLEVEKTLMRKIPKDEWSVTHHRLIFFGRYHCKAQSPQCHVCPLLDLCREGKKRMKGKEKKTDVTD, encoded by the coding sequence ATGTTAACGTTAAAACAAATCAGACAGTGCCTAGATGCTATGGCAGAAATGTTTCCTGACGCTCACTGTGAGTTAAATCATCGGAATCCCTTTGATTTAGTCATTGCTGTGGCGCTATCTGCTCAGTGCACAGATGCTTTAGTCAACCGCGTAACAGCGGATTTATTCAAGAAATATCAAACGCCTGAAGACTATTTAGCCGTTTCGTTGGAAGAGCTGCAGCAAGATATTAGATCAATCGGCTTATATAGAAATAAAGCTAAAAACATTCAAAAGCTCTGCCGTATGCTCATTGATGAATACGGAGGAGAAGTTCCGAAAGATCGTGATGAGCTGACCAATCTTCCAGGAGTAGGGCGTAAGACGGCTAATGTTGTTGTATCCGTAGCTTTTGGAGTACCGTCAATAGCAGTAGACACGCATGTAGAACGTGTAAGTAAACGCCTTGGGATTTGCAGGTGGAAAGATTCCGTTTTGGAAGTAGAAAAAACGCTGATGAGAAAAATTCCGAAAGATGAATGGTCCGTTACGCATCATCGACTTATCTTCTTTGGACGCTATCACTGTAAAGCACAGTCTCCTCAATGTCATGTCTGCCCGCTTCTTGATCTTTGCCGAGAAGGAAAGAAACGAATGAAAGGAAAAGAGAAGAAGACAGATGTTACCGATTGA
- a CDS encoding YpoC family protein — protein MLPIEVPSHFICEPFYSKEDRVLELDTKNGINYFAYDILYDVHKETKTPWRDVQKNIRPFFEKWETQREELHTLFSQRKAKEAAPCMKQAAAMYISLLFWINGQPVRRLNRLQEDIADLTYKPINCAERLMFLLQRVSSYQAYIQLTELFNELRKQYAKMLILHKK, from the coding sequence ATGTTACCGATTGAAGTGCCGTCACATTTCATATGCGAACCATTTTATTCAAAAGAAGATCGGGTTCTTGAATTAGATACAAAAAATGGAATAAATTATTTTGCTTATGATATTTTATACGATGTACATAAAGAAACGAAAACACCTTGGAGGGATGTTCAAAAGAACATACGGCCATTTTTTGAAAAGTGGGAAACTCAAAGGGAAGAACTGCATACGCTTTTTTCTCAGCGAAAAGCAAAAGAAGCAGCGCCTTGTATGAAACAAGCTGCTGCTATGTATATTAGTTTACTGTTTTGGATTAATGGACAGCCCGTTCGGCGTTTAAATCGGCTGCAAGAAGACATAGCGGACCTAACCTATAAGCCTATTAACTGTGCTGAGAGACTTATGTTTTTGCTGCAGCGAGTTTCTTCTTATCAAGCGTATATTCAGCTGACAGAATTATTTAATGAGCTGCGTAAGCAGTATGCAAAAATGCTTATTCTTCACAAGAAATAA
- a CDS encoding PBP1A family penicillin-binding protein — translation MSDNYRSREERRRAMNDNKPEGKSQGKPKKKKKGGLFRKIVAAVLLIGIIGLIAGVGTFFAMISDAPKVDDSVLKNSFSSKVYANDGKTVVKEIGAQKRTYVQYDEIPQVVKNAFIATEDVRFYKHHGVDFYRIGGALMANFKNGFGAEGGSTITQQVVKNSFLSPKKTVKRKVQEMWLAYQLERKYSKQQILEMYLNKIYFASGEVYGIERAAEKFYGVKSVKDLTLDEAAMLAGLPKAPTTYNPVTNPENATKRRNTVLNLMAKNGFITQAEADKAKQVDVQAHLAKQTESTSKYDVFIDQVIEEVKKKTDADPFSAGLEIYTTLDTNAQDYVDDVMNNKVVNFPNDKFQAGLVVVDNETGGIQAIGGGRNRVSGGLNFATNMRRQPGSTIKPILDYGPAIENLKWSTGQPLKDEEYHYSNGTPIRNFGRNYKGWVSAREALGRSLNIPALKAFQATGADKAKEFATGLGLKLDEEDGEAYSESYSIGGFRTGVTPLQMAGAYSAFANEGMYNAPHTVTKVKFPDGTEIDLTPKPKRAMQDYTAFMMTDMMKSVVNESYGTARAVRTPGLEIAGKTGTSNFSAAEKQRYNIPDAGEKDVWFNGFTPNYTISVWTGYETAKDGYILSPNETGMAKNIFKHVITHISEGKPKGSFKQPDSVVERSVEKPTGKDLKRPSGSTPSSLITKEYFVRGTAPTKVSQTFVKKEKEEKKEDKKEDKKEKKDNKDVKPKITASYSGGAISVNWSASNAASDTTFTVTMSSPNGSEQLASGAGAGGKTISNPAPGATYSFTVTTNTGQSASSSVKVPDSSDQATEDDSTKPEDDGTTDDNQNEDNSSTDQNNGSDQGDDSSTQPDDNQNSNNGSNSSGSNSGNTDNNNNNNDSGNANDGNSSNNNNNNGGATTPPADNGGSDSGSQTPQTPATPSTPSTPATPQQEPTTEN, via the coding sequence ATGTCAGATAATTATCGCTCTCGTGAAGAACGACGAAGAGCTATGAATGACAACAAACCAGAAGGTAAATCTCAAGGAAAACCGAAAAAGAAGAAAAAAGGAGGCCTATTTCGTAAAATTGTTGCCGCAGTTTTACTGATAGGAATCATCGGGCTCATTGCCGGAGTGGGAACTTTTTTTGCTATGATAAGCGATGCTCCAAAAGTTGATGACTCGGTATTAAAAAACTCTTTTTCATCTAAAGTATATGCAAACGATGGAAAAACAGTTGTAAAAGAAATTGGAGCTCAAAAACGTACATATGTGCAATACGATGAAATCCCTCAAGTCGTCAAAAACGCATTTATCGCTACGGAAGACGTTCGTTTTTATAAACATCACGGCGTCGACTTTTACCGTATTGGCGGAGCATTAATGGCGAACTTTAAAAACGGCTTCGGTGCTGAGGGCGGTAGTACGATTACTCAGCAAGTGGTAAAGAATTCGTTCTTATCACCAAAGAAGACGGTTAAACGTAAAGTACAAGAAATGTGGTTAGCTTACCAACTTGAGCGCAAATATTCGAAGCAACAAATTCTTGAAATGTATTTAAACAAAATATATTTCGCATCAGGTGAAGTATACGGTATTGAACGAGCAGCTGAGAAATTTTACGGAGTTAAAAGCGTAAAAGATTTAACTCTTGATGAAGCTGCTATGTTGGCAGGCTTACCAAAAGCGCCAACTACTTATAACCCAGTTACAAACCCAGAGAATGCTACTAAACGCCGTAACACAGTATTAAACTTAATGGCTAAAAACGGCTTCATTACACAAGCCGAGGCCGACAAAGCAAAACAAGTAGATGTACAGGCTCACTTAGCTAAACAAACTGAATCAACATCTAAGTACGATGTATTTATTGATCAAGTAATCGAGGAAGTAAAAAAGAAAACAGACGCGGATCCATTTTCTGCGGGCTTAGAAATTTATACAACGCTTGACACGAATGCTCAGGACTATGTAGATGATGTGATGAATAACAAAGTAGTCAACTTCCCGAACGATAAATTCCAAGCAGGTCTTGTCGTTGTAGATAATGAAACAGGCGGTATTCAAGCAATTGGAGGCGGACGTAACCGCGTGTCAGGCGGCTTGAACTTTGCAACAAATATGAGACGCCAGCCCGGCTCAACAATTAAGCCGATCTTAGATTACGGTCCAGCGATTGAGAACTTAAAGTGGTCTACTGGACAACCGCTAAAAGATGAAGAATATCATTATTCAAACGGCACGCCAATCCGAAATTTTGGACGCAACTATAAAGGTTGGGTTTCAGCGCGTGAAGCTTTAGGACGTTCACTGAACATCCCTGCTTTAAAAGCGTTCCAAGCAACCGGTGCGGACAAAGCAAAAGAGTTCGCTACAGGCCTTGGGCTAAAATTAGATGAAGAAGACGGCGAAGCTTATTCTGAATCTTATTCTATCGGAGGCTTCCGTACAGGTGTTACACCTCTGCAAATGGCTGGAGCCTATAGTGCTTTTGCAAATGAAGGTATGTACAATGCACCGCATACGGTGACAAAGGTAAAATTCCCTGATGGAACAGAAATTGATTTAACGCCAAAACCAAAACGCGCAATGCAAGATTACACGGCATTTATGATGACGGACATGATGAAATCTGTTGTAAACGAATCATATGGTACAGCTCGTGCTGTTCGTACACCAGGATTAGAAATTGCGGGTAAAACGGGAACTTCGAACTTTAGTGCTGCAGAAAAGCAACGATACAATATTCCAGACGCTGGTGAAAAAGACGTTTGGTTTAATGGATTTACGCCAAACTATACGATTTCCGTATGGACAGGCTATGAAACTGCTAAAGACGGCTATATTTTAAGTCCTAATGAAACAGGCATGGCAAAAAATATCTTTAAGCATGTTATTACTCATATTTCTGAAGGCAAACCTAAAGGAAGTTTCAAGCAGCCGGACAGCGTAGTTGAACGTTCCGTGGAAAAACCAACGGGCAAAGACTTAAAACGCCCAAGCGGCTCTACTCCTTCGAGCTTAATTACGAAAGAATACTTTGTGCGCGGTACTGCACCGACCAAAGTATCTCAAACGTTTGTGAAAAAAGAAAAAGAAGAAAAGAAAGAAGATAAAAAAGAGGACAAAAAAGAGAAAAAAGACAATAAAGATGTGAAGCCAAAAATTACTGCTTCGTATAGCGGAGGAGCAATTTCAGTTAACTGGTCAGCGTCAAACGCAGCCAGTGATACAACCTTTACAGTCACAATGTCATCTCCTAACGGTTCTGAACAACTCGCATCTGGCGCAGGAGCCGGTGGAAAAACAATTTCCAACCCAGCACCAGGCGCAACGTATAGTTTCACCGTAACAACAAATACGGGCCAAAGCGCTAGTTCTTCTGTAAAAGTCCCTGATTCATCAGATCAAGCTACCGAAGATGATTCTACTAAGCCTGAAGATGACGGAACAACGGACGATAATCAAAATGAAGATAATAGCAGCACTGATCAAAACAACGGCTCTGATCAAGGTGACGATTCATCTACTCAGCCGGATGATAACCAAAACAGCAATAATGGCAGCAATAGCAGCGGTAGCAATAGCGGCAATACCGATAATAACAATAACAATAACGATAGCGGCAATGCTAACGATGGTAATAGCAGCAACAACAACAATAATAACGGAGGCGCAACAACTCCTCCAGCAGACAACGGTGGAAGTGACTCAGGAAGTCAAACACCACAAACTCCTGCTACACCATCGACGCCGTCAACACCTGCTACACCGCAGCAAGAGCCAACAACTGAAAATTAA
- the recU gene encoding Holliday junction resolvase RecU, protein MIRYPNGKAYKPLNTSSPSPKKLEASYSNRGMTLEDDLNETNEYYVSKGIAIVHKKPTPVQIVKVDYPKRSAAVIKEAYFKQASTTDYNGIYKGKHLDFEAKETRNKTSFPLRNFHEHQIEHMKQIVKQNGVCFVILMFSTLQEIYLFEAQFLFPYWDAMKKDGRKSIPKADIEKKGHFIELGYHPRIDYIKTIDKLYF, encoded by the coding sequence ATGATTCGCTATCCTAACGGAAAGGCCTATAAGCCATTGAATACCAGCAGTCCTTCCCCTAAAAAGCTAGAAGCTAGCTATAGCAATCGTGGTATGACGCTGGAGGACGATTTAAACGAAACAAACGAATACTATGTTTCAAAAGGAATAGCCATTGTTCACAAAAAACCAACCCCTGTTCAAATTGTAAAAGTAGACTATCCGAAGAGAAGTGCCGCTGTTATCAAAGAAGCTTATTTTAAGCAGGCTTCTACTACAGACTATAATGGAATCTATAAAGGAAAACACCTTGACTTTGAAGCAAAAGAAACGAGAAATAAAACCTCATTTCCTCTGCGTAATTTTCATGAACATCAAATTGAACATATGAAGCAAATTGTGAAACAAAACGGGGTTTGTTTCGTTATATTAATGTTCTCTACTTTACAAGAAATATACTTGTTCGAAGCACAGTTCCTTTTTCCTTATTGGGATGCCATGAAAAAAGATGGACGAAAATCAATCCCTAAGGCAGATATTGAAAAAAAAGGGCATTTCATCGAACTTGGTTACCATCCGAGAATCGATTACATAAAAACTATAGATAAATTATACTTTTAA
- a CDS encoding DUF2515 family protein — translation MKEDEEMSLNSSEQALLTAIKKTTDKLNIDNISRTQAYATFYHRYPEVKWAFLASMVSRNAGWNMCDLQGEPMKKALSKQTRDLLFLTYERANWLIFKDAFPQLLLYAVSRKKHVSYVHLLPYLNVSSFIEEKWRQFMQKPSELQLIHALIVNEQHVIQKPVIEQPFYQDRVFKSALFFFQDIFHFSSVLFPTTKGELYGCSVHDFTKVNNRIDLGKKLGALLFHEKYYPLFYEFSLKTKHTGSRHDYEQYFVDETSCCTPALRKVYPAISHHEKKREKWFLTKKEEHKLMKKPPFPKKVHFTKWYLQKQKQLHILMKVAQVVNVNKNGHK, via the coding sequence ATGAAAGAAGATGAAGAGATGTCACTCAATAGTTCGGAACAAGCGCTGTTGACGGCGATTAAAAAAACAACAGACAAGCTGAATATTGATAATATATCAAGAACCCAAGCTTATGCAACTTTTTATCATAGATATCCTGAAGTAAAGTGGGCATTTCTCGCAAGTATGGTATCGCGCAACGCAGGGTGGAATATGTGTGATTTGCAAGGAGAACCAATGAAAAAAGCGTTATCAAAGCAAACGCGCGATTTATTATTTTTGACGTATGAAAGAGCAAATTGGCTTATTTTTAAAGATGCCTTCCCGCAATTACTATTGTATGCTGTTTCGCGTAAAAAACATGTCTCTTACGTTCATTTACTTCCCTATTTAAATGTTTCATCTTTTATCGAAGAAAAGTGGAGGCAATTTATGCAGAAACCTTCTGAACTGCAGCTTATTCATGCGTTAATTGTAAATGAGCAGCACGTTATTCAAAAGCCCGTTATTGAACAGCCTTTTTATCAAGACAGAGTATTTAAAAGTGCGCTGTTTTTTTTTCAAGATATATTCCACTTTAGTTCCGTCCTTTTTCCTACTACAAAAGGGGAGCTATACGGTTGTTCTGTTCATGATTTTACAAAAGTAAATAATCGGATTGATTTGGGGAAGAAATTAGGGGCTTTATTATTTCATGAAAAGTATTATCCCTTGTTTTATGAATTTTCTTTGAAAACAAAGCATACGGGTTCGAGACACGATTATGAGCAGTATTTTGTGGATGAAACCAGTTGCTGTACACCTGCACTTCGAAAGGTGTATCCGGCTATTAGCCATCATGAAAAAAAGAGAGAAAAGTGGTTTTTAACAAAAAAAGAGGAACACAAGCTGATGAAAAAGCCGCCTTTTCCAAAGAAAGTTCATTTTACAAAGTGGTATCTTCAAAAGCAAAAGCAGCTGCATATATTAATGAAAGTAGCGCAAGTAGTTAATGTAAATAAAAACGGCCACAAGTGA
- a CDS encoding YppE family protein, whose amino-acid sequence MNEDVKKSTEIMFQYNEVAVERLASIQQEENYEVKFFEEVKPYGDIFFKELDEWASLVTEWLKKERPKYIHVNQVETLKENLQNVVLQSFYPETREKRFKKMYHSNKYVLESILNN is encoded by the coding sequence ATGAATGAAGATGTGAAAAAAAGTACGGAAATCATGTTTCAATATAATGAAGTAGCTGTAGAGCGATTAGCTTCTATTCAACAGGAAGAAAATTATGAAGTTAAATTTTTTGAAGAAGTAAAACCTTATGGAGATATTTTCTTCAAAGAACTTGATGAATGGGCTAGTCTCGTAACGGAATGGCTGAAGAAAGAGCGACCAAAATATATTCATGTTAATCAAGTGGAGACGTTAAAAGAAAATTTACAAAACGTTGTACTACAGTCATTTTATCCAGAGACGCGAGAAAAGCGATTTAAAAAGATGTATCACTCAAATAAGTATGTGCTCGAGTCGATATTGAATAATTAA
- a CDS encoding YppF family protein, with protein MYVNELQEAFIAVKQYEPQSSNELLDFAQQQYLKGFLTPMNYKAAVRELEQIGATKPDFSAQDD; from the coding sequence ATGTATGTGAACGAACTTCAAGAAGCTTTTATTGCGGTGAAACAATATGAGCCGCAGTCAAGTAATGAATTACTCGATTTTGCTCAGCAGCAGTATTTAAAAGGTTTTTTAACTCCTATGAATTACAAAGCCGCTGTACGTGAACTCGAACAAATTGGAGCTACTAAGCCCGATTTTAGTGCACAAGACGATTAA
- a CDS encoding YppG family protein, whose amino-acid sequence MYTSKHYPYYEQHQPERFDLSQVHPFPQYHQQPWTEAYMPQHPYAQQQMPFGPQQIPYMNGMYQQPMYNNAGAPFNPYPKGQQQKPQPSQFQSLMSQFKSSDGNYDMNKMMNTAGQMMGAMNQLTSLVKGFSGIFKV is encoded by the coding sequence ATGTATACAAGTAAGCACTATCCGTATTATGAGCAACATCAACCAGAACGTTTTGATTTAAGTCAGGTACATCCATTTCCACAGTATCACCAGCAGCCATGGACGGAAGCTTATATGCCGCAACATCCGTACGCTCAGCAACAAATGCCTTTTGGCCCTCAGCAAATTCCCTATATGAACGGAATGTACCAGCAGCCCATGTACAACAATGCAGGTGCGCCTTTTAATCCATATCCTAAAGGTCAGCAGCAAAAGCCTCAGCCATCTCAATTTCAGTCATTAATGTCTCAGTTTAAATCGAGTGATGGCAATTACGATATGAACAAAATGATGAATACTGCGGGACAGATGATGGGAGCCATGAACCAATTAACATCCTTAGTAAAAGGGTTTTCCGGGATTTTCAAAGTATAA
- a CDS encoding CotG/ExsB N-terminal domain-containing protein: MHITPEKIKEAAEALECTELKSFMFQEPTAGPLTKPRRSSRSTGRRSRRSTRGTRRSSRRSRRSTRRSRRSTRRSRRSTRRSRRSTRRSRRSTRRSRRSTRRSRRSTRRS, from the coding sequence TTGCATATTACACCTGAAAAAATTAAAGAGGCTGCTGAAGCCCTAGAATGTACAGAACTGAAATCTTTTATGTTTCAAGAGCCAACTGCCGGTCCACTAACAAAGCCACGTCGCTCTTCTCGTAGCACTGGCCGCCGCTCTCGCCGTTCTACCCGCGGTACGCGTCGCTCTTCTCGCCGCTCTCGTCGTTCTACTCGCCGTTCTCGCCGTTCTACTCGCCGCTCTCGTCGTTCTACTCGCCGCTCTCGTCGTTCTACTCGCCGTTCTCGCCGTTCTACTCGCCGCTCTCGTCGTTCTACTCGCCGTTCTCGCCGTTCTACTCGCCGCTCTTAA
- a CDS encoding CotH kinase family protein — MKQKEVPQYALFVNVKDLKEMQRDIWSEEAVQATMKFNKKRYDIDLLLRGSHIRKMKKKSYYIEFYSPKIFQRAKEIHLNAEYKDPSLMRNKLSLDFFSSLDVLSPHSQFVTLKINGKNEGIYLQLESVDELFLKKRNLADGSIFYAVDGDANFSLMSDLDKKPKTTLLSGYEDKAVREGDEEKLEKFIFNLNTWTNTEFEQNIEKYLNVDRYLSWLVGIICMQNYDGFVHNYALYLNHESGRFELIPWDYDATWGRDVNGKVMEGDYVRAQGFNTLTARLLAVNSIKKRYIQKMNNVLNNQFTIEYMKPIIYQLHEYIAPYVLKDPYVKDNLEQFHKEPDLMLSFVKDRTAYIKSHLFDF; from the coding sequence ATGAAGCAAAAAGAAGTCCCTCAATACGCTCTGTTTGTGAATGTAAAAGATTTAAAGGAAATGCAAAGAGATATTTGGTCAGAAGAAGCGGTTCAGGCAACGATGAAGTTTAACAAAAAACGCTACGATATTGATTTGCTCCTAAGAGGCTCCCATATTCGGAAGATGAAGAAAAAGTCATATTATATTGAATTTTATTCTCCGAAAATATTTCAGCGCGCCAAAGAAATACACCTAAACGCTGAATACAAAGATCCATCGCTTATGCGTAACAAATTGTCCCTCGATTTTTTCTCTTCTTTAGATGTTTTATCTCCCCACTCTCAGTTTGTCACTCTTAAGATTAATGGGAAAAATGAAGGAATATATCTTCAGCTCGAATCGGTAGATGAACTATTTTTGAAAAAAAGAAATTTAGCGGATGGATCCATATTTTATGCAGTAGACGGAGATGCTAATTTTTCTTTGATGAGCGATTTGGATAAAAAGCCAAAAACAACTTTGTTATCTGGATATGAAGATAAAGCAGTGAGAGAAGGAGACGAGGAAAAATTAGAAAAGTTTATATTTAATCTTAATACATGGACAAATACGGAATTCGAACAGAATATTGAGAAGTACCTGAACGTCGACCGCTACTTATCTTGGTTAGTCGGTATTATTTGTATGCAGAATTACGACGGTTTTGTCCATAACTATGCGCTCTATCTAAATCATGAAAGCGGGCGCTTTGAACTGATTCCATGGGATTATGATGCAACTTGGGGAAGAGATGTAAATGGAAAAGTAATGGAAGGAGACTATGTCCGTGCACAAGGATTTAATACGCTTACAGCTCGCTTACTGGCGGTGAACAGCATTAAAAAGAGATATATTCAAAAAATGAACAATGTTCTAAATAATCAATTTACAATAGAATACATGAAACCAATCATTTATCAACTGCATGAGTATATTGCTCCATATGTATTAAAAGATCCTTACGTAAAAGATAACTTGGAGCAATTCCATAAGGAACCAGACCTTATGCTTTCTTTCGTAAAAGACCGAACAGCGTACATTAAAAGTCATCTTTTTGATTTTTGA